One window of the Chryseobacterium shigense genome contains the following:
- a CDS encoding sterol desaturase family protein: MKHLKDFFDLGSTNLLYYFFFAGLCYWLCYIMFKRTLYNAKIQQKEIKKEDVIREIFHSVISTFVMALLILLVTHSFLNQYTKLYRDINDYSLYWLVGSTFVGLFIHDTYFYWMHRILHHKKIFKYVHLIHHKSTNPSPFAAYSFHMAEAIAEGLIVPILLFIIPLHFISIYIFIVSSLMINIYGHLGYEIAPKWLRNSFLFTIFNTSVYHNLHHNKFKGNYGLYFRFWDKIMKTENPDYVKTYDRIQEKRFGKQG, from the coding sequence ATGAAACATCTGAAAGATTTTTTTGATTTAGGCTCCACAAACCTTCTGTATTATTTTTTCTTTGCAGGATTATGCTACTGGTTATGCTATATCATGTTTAAAAGAACACTTTACAATGCTAAAATTCAGCAGAAAGAAATTAAAAAGGAAGACGTTATAAGAGAGATTTTTCATTCCGTGATTTCAACTTTTGTAATGGCGCTTTTAATTCTGCTGGTAACTCACAGCTTCCTGAACCAGTATACCAAACTCTACAGAGATATTAACGACTACTCTTTATACTGGCTGGTGGGAAGTACTTTTGTGGGATTATTCATCCATGATACCTATTTTTACTGGATGCACAGGATCCTGCATCATAAAAAGATCTTTAAATATGTGCATCTTATCCATCATAAATCTACAAATCCCAGTCCTTTCGCTGCTTATTCATTTCATATGGCAGAAGCTATTGCAGAAGGATTAATTGTCCCTATTTTACTCTTTATCATCCCTTTACATTTTATCAGTATTTACATATTTATTGTAAGCTCTCTGATGATTAATATTTATGGACATTTAGGGTACGAGATTGCTCCAAAATGGCTGAGGAATTCATTTCTCTTTACAATATTCAATACCTCCGTTTACCATAATTTACATCATAATAAATTTAAAGGAAATTACGGGCTGTATTTTAGATTCTGGGATAAGATCATGAAAACTGAAAACCCGGATTATGTAAAAACATATGACCGTATTCAGGAAAAGCGCTTCGGAAAACAGGGTTAA
- a CDS encoding DUF1801 domain-containing protein produces the protein MNPIQEYFYRIAEPERSTLLFLRKMILESDPDHITETFSFGLPFFKYKKKMLCYIYYSKKYRQHYISFYHGDKLNYPELLQEGRKKFKILLIDMEKDLPVSFIMNVIDDVKQYI, from the coding sequence ATGAATCCTATACAAGAGTATTTCTACAGAATCGCAGAGCCTGAAAGAAGTACTCTTTTGTTTTTAAGAAAAATGATCCTGGAATCCGATCCCGATCATATTACGGAAACGTTCAGTTTTGGACTGCCTTTTTTCAAGTATAAAAAGAAAATGCTCTGCTACATCTATTACAGTAAAAAATACAGACAGCATTACATAAGCTTTTATCACGGTGATAAACTCAATTATCCTGAACTGCTTCAGGAAGGCAGAAAGAAATTTAAAATCCTTTTGATTGACATGGAAAAGGATTTGCCTGTTTCTTTCATTATGAATGTTATTGATGATGTAAAGCAGTATATTTAA